The genome window ACCAAAGGCACCGTCATTCCTTCAACAGAAGCAGCATAATCTTTGTTGAAAGTTGGGGATTCACTGTTAAAAACACCTTGCCCGCGAACCCATCCTTTCTTTGTCCATTGTGTAATAAAAAAATCATCTTCGGGTTCTGGCCAGTCGCCATGACCTTTTTCGAAAGTAAATGAAGTTGTGGTATAAAGATGTCTGCTGTCTTTAGATTTTAAACTGTTCATCAATTTGGTCAAAACAGTCATGTCGCCCTGCAGTTCATTACCCATCGACCACATACAGAATGACGGATGATTTCCATATTCATCAATCATACGCTGTGCTTCGGCGTATAGAAAATCGGTGGCTTTTTGATCCTGACCGATTTTAAGACTCCAGACCGGCAATTCGACCTGAAGGTAAAAACCCATTTCGTCAGCAACCTCAAATGCTGCCTGCGGCGGACACCAAGAGTGAAAACGCAGGTGATTCAATCCCCAGTTTCTCGCAGTGCCAAAAACTTTTCTCCAGCCTTCTTTATCCATTGGCGGATGCCCTGTAAGCGGAAAAATATCACATTCTAATGTTCCTCTCAAAAATACCGGCTGTTCATTAATCGACAGTACTGAACCTTTTCTCGAAAAACTTCGCATTCCAAAATCAACAGAAAAATTCGATTGATTTTTTCCTGCTTTTAATTCGGCTTTCAATTCATATAACTCAGGTGAAAATTCACTCCAGAGCTTTATGTCTTTACCCATATTATAATCGGCCTCCACAGCTGATTCTCCTGTTTTTATCTGAATTTCCTTTTGAAGTACTGCACCCGAAATATTAGTCTTTTTATTTACAGCAGTAATACTCAGAATTCCTTTTGTGTTTTTTGCGCTGTTGTTAAGCGTCACTTTCACCTTAGCAATTCCTGTACTGATTTCCGGTTTTACCTGAAGATTAGCAATTCGGACCGCATCAAAAGCTTCGATTTCCATTCTGCCAATGATTCCGTTCCAGATAATCTGCGTTTCATTGGTATAAGAATGCGCCATATTATCAACACTGATATCAAACTGTTTTCGGTTGTCCACACGAATCGTTATACGATGCGTTTTTCCGGCAGTAAGATATTTTGTGAGGTCAAAATAATGAGGGGCAATCAAGCTGTTTTGCTCTCCTGCTACTTCTTGTCCGTCAATCCAGAGATTCGTTTTCCATATAACGCGTTCCAGTTTTAGAATAAATTCTTTGCCTTTCCAATTATTTGGCACCGAGATTTCGCGCGTGTACCAGGCCGCTCCCAGATAACTGTTTTTTCGGGTTAGATGACTCATTTGAAGTTTCTCTAAACTCGGTTTTAGTTTATTGGGAACTCCAAGGCCCGCATCATCAGTAGTCCCCGGCAATTTCATCAATTGCTTAAAACTCATGTTCTGCCAGCCGTTTTTCAACCCGCTGCCAGTGCTGTCCAACTGCACTGTCCATTCACCAGAAATGTCCATAACTGTTTTCTCTCTCGAATCCCATGAAGAGAGAAACAGCAGACAAAGAAGAGCTGTTATGATATGTTTGATTTTCATTTTATTAAATTTTATAATTGTGATATCGGAAACAAAACCTTTCTATTTACGAAAGGTCTGTTTATTGATATCTAATTGTTTCACTTTCTGATAATATTTCTCAGATTCATTTTCATTTCCTAATCCGCTGTGACCTAAAGCCATTACATAATAGCAATGCACCTGATTTCTAACATTCAGATCATCATCCCAAATGGCAAGATCCGGAAGCGATACTGCGAAATAATCGATTCTTGATTTTTCAAACAGATATTTTTCGCCATGTGCCAGCAGTTTATTGAAACGGCTTCTGGCTTTGTCTTCATCACTTAATTCGCGCCAAGCCAGTCCTTGATAAAAAATCTTATCCGGCTGCTGATCGTTATAGAAAAAGGCCTGAACCGGTTCTGGAGATCCGAGTGTCGCCTCTACAAAATTCGCAGTGGCATTTTCTAAATCACCAAGTCCTTTGTATGCTAATCCTTTGTAATAGAAAATCTCATTTTCTTCAGCATTTTTTAGTTTACCTTCTCCTAAATTATGCGGATAAAATTCAGTTTCTTTCAATAATTGTAAGGCATCTTCAAATCGGTTTTCTGCAATTGCTATTTTTGCCAATTCCACTCTGCATAACGTATACTGTCCAGTAACTTTTCCTTCACCGCCTTCCCAAGGGTGGAATTTTCGCTGTGAAATCAATTCTTTTGCAACAGCATATTTCCCTGTCTGATTGTAAAGTGTAATGCGTTCGATGCACAAATCATCACGTTCTTCAACCAAATTTGGATATTGGTTTAAAACTTCTAAACGGAATTCAGGAGTTTTCCCAATCTTCTTGTACAGCTGATCTAATTCCATAAAAATTCTTGAATCGGCTGTATCCAATGCAAATGCTTTTTCCAGCATTTCCTGAGCCTTCACTTTATCATTTGTTTTGTTGAAATAAGCCAATGCAAGGTTTCTTAACAAGGTAGGGAATTTTTCGTCTATACTGTATGACAGTTCCCAGCATTTTACAGCATCCTCATATTGACGGAACGCATACCAGAAATTCCCTAAATAATAAGGCGCTTTTGCGTCTTTAGGATTTAACAGAATTGCGTCCTGCAGAATATTTACTTCTTCAATACGGTTAGGAAAACACTTTTCAGGTGACTGTAAAGCTCCTTTTTTGTACCACTCTATAGCTTCGTCTTTATCTCCATTCATAGAAGAAAAATAACCCAAAGCATAATACACCATTGGATAAACTTCTTCGGTATCATTAATCGATTCCTGCAATAATTTAGAAGCTTCGTCATATAATCCTGCTCCGGCAAAATCCAATGCATATTCGATATAACCGTGTGACCACTGACGCATAATGATATTCCTTTCGACCAATACCGATTGGTCTTTTGTCAGAAGATATTTCTCAAAACGGCATCCCATATTGAAACGGTCGATTTTGATAGATTCTTCAATCCATGCCAAAGCTTCCTGATTTCTATTTAATTTTCTCAAAATAGAAGTTTTCAATTGACGTGCTTTGTGATTGTGCCAGTTGCGGATCAATGACGACTCCACTCTTTCCAATGCTTCAGACCATTCACCTTTTATACTGTCAATTTGTGCCAATGCATAAAAACTGGCGTCCTGCCACGCTGCATTCCAGGTCGATTTGAAAAGGGAATTATAAGCCTCATCGAATTTTCCTTGTAATTTTAAACAATAACCCAAATTGTATAAAGGTTCGCCATCAATCGGATTTGGATTGCGTTGTGTCAACACTTCAACCGCAGTTCTGAAATAGGTTTCGGCTTTTTCAAACTGACCTCTTCTTAGCATCAATAAACCGACAGCATTATTACATCTCACATCTCTTGAATCTCTGCTTAAAGCTTCAAAATAATAATCCAGCGGATTGTAAGTCGCGTGTCTGTATTGTTCCAAATGCAGTCCTGTCAGGTACAATTGTTCCATTGAAGCAATATCTTTCGGATCTAAAGCCGCTTTTGCAGGGTCAGGAACTGGTTTAATCTCAGCCTTTTCTTCCTGATACTGAACCAGAATTTTACCATTCGAAGTATAAACCGTAAAAATCAAATCCTCAGATGCTGTTTCTCCAATCGAAACTCGTTTTTTATACGGATTTACAGGCGAAATCGTAATTTCATCCTCAAACAATACCGTGTTTTTCTTGTCTTTTAATTCAATTTTTAAGTTTTCATAAAGACCAGTTGTGTACAAAATCAGATCCGCTTCGTTTCCTTCAACTTCGATGTTTATGATTGCATCTTTAGTTGCATTTTTTACATAACCCACTTCGGCATACGGCATGAAATACTGCACCCACGACTTTTCTTCGTACGCCTGAAGCCAAGAAAAATCAGGCTGATTATCTGTGAAAACTCCTGTCATTAATTCGATATACGGACCGTCTTTATCAGTTAAATTTCTGTCCCAAGCCAAACCAAAATCTCCGTTCCCCCATGTCCATTGCTTTTTCCCCGGAGACACATGATGATTCGCTACATGCAGTAATCCAGCCTGCACATCATCTTCATAACCGCCCACAAAATTATATTTGGACTGAACCGCCATATACGATGTTGGAACTGGTATATTTTTATATTTTGAAATATCAACTCCGGCGGAATAATCCTGCTTGTAATATTCTCCAGTTGCAATCGGAAACTTGGAAACGTCTCTTTTTCCGTGGTCAAATACTGCATTCACATCAGGTGGAAAAACCGATTTATAACCGTCATTCACCACCACAGCTGGATTTGCCCACCAAAGGAATGTCTGCGGAAACGCAGTACGATTGTAGATTTTTACTTTAATTTCGATGTAAGCTTTGTCAGGATGCAGCGTGAATCCCTGCATTCCTTTGGTCCTGAACATTCTTTCTACTTCATTACACCAAATCGTTTTGCTTCCATCTTCATTTTCCTCAATATTATAATCTGTTGGCAAAAATGTACTGGGGCGATGGTGCTGTGGCCAGTTGAACTCAATTCCACCCGAAATCCAAGGTCCTGTAAGTCCCACAAGAGCAGGCTTTATAACCTGATTGTAGTACACAAAATGACGCTGTTTAACTTTGTCATACGCCATGTGAACGCGCCCGCCCAACTCTGGCAGAATCATTATTTTGATGTATTTATTTTCTAAAAATACCGCATTATACGACTTATCAACCTTTTCATCAGATAATTTTTCGACCACAGGATAAGGATAAACAGCTCCCGAACTTCCCTGATACACACGTTTTTCAAGAAAAATCGGGTTCTTTTCTTCTTCTCCAATCTGATACGTTGGGAGTAGAATATTTTCTTCCCAAACGCGTACCACACCATCTTCATTAACAGTAGACTGAATCAGATAAGCTGTTATTTTTTCGTCCTGAACCATTTCATTTATTGATTGTTCTGCATGCAGATTGTCTGCAATTGTATTTTCCATTTTATTATATGCTATTATTTTGTCAATTCATTTTCTATTTCCTCTAAAGACTTTCCTTTGGTTTCCGGCAGCGAAATGCGGAGGAAAACAAATCCCAACAGGCAGATTACACCGTATAGCCAGAATGTCCCGTAAGATCCAAGACTGCTGTTTAGTATCGGAAAAGTATAAGTAAGTACGAAACAGGCTGTCCAAAGAGCAAAAGTCGAAACTGCCATTGCCATTGCCCTGATTTTTGTCGGGAATATTTCAGACAAAACGACCCAGGTAATCGGTGCCAATGTCATAGCGTAGAATGAAATTGCTGCAATAACAAGCGCTAAAACGGCAATTCCGGTTATTTCAAAATAATAACAGGCGCCTAACATTGTATAGATAAAGAATAATCCGATTGAACCAATAAGCATTAAAGTTCTTCGTCCCCATCTGTCTACAAAATACATTCCTGCGAATGTAAAAATTACGTTGGTTACACCCGTAATTACGATATTGAACAAAATATCCGAAACACCATAACCGGCTGCTGAAAACACCTCCTGAGCATAATTGAAAATCACGTTAATACCACACCATTGCTGAAAAACTGCAATCACGATTCCTAACATCAGAATCTTTGGCATTTTGCCTTCAAAAAGCATTTTATAATTGGCTTCTTCTTTGACATCATCAAATCCAGATTTCAATTGTTCAATTTGTTCTTTTGCAAAAGCTAACCCGCCAATTTTTGTGAAAACGGATTCGGCTTTATCATATTTACGCTGACTCGCCAACCATCTTGGGCTTTCGGGTATGATTAGTATCAAAGCAAAAAAGGCTACTGATGGAATGGCTCCTGCCCAAAACATGTATCTCCAGCCCCACTGACCGTTCCAGGAATTCAAAATATCCTGACCTTCTATAATTGGATCAGCGATTAACCAGTTTACAATCTGCGCTGCCAATATTCCTATCACAACAGTCAATTGGTTTATTGAAACAAATTTCCCTCTGGATTCACTCGGAGCGATTTCAGCTATATACATGGGCGAAAGATTCGAAGCAATTCCGATACCGATACCGCCAACAACTCTCCAGATAATAAACCATTCAATCGTATCGATCATTCCGGTGCCAGCAGCTGCGAGCGTAAAGAATATTGAAGCGACTATCATCAATGGTTTTCTTCCGTATTTATCAGACAGACTACCCGAAATCATTACACCCAGCAGACAGCCCAAAATAGCACTGCCCATTACCCATCCCTGCATAGAAGGAGAATTGGCAATATTAAAAAAGACTTCATAAAAAGGCTTTGCGCCCCCAATCACCACCCAATCATACCCAAACAGCAGTCCGCCCATAGCCGAAACCAAAGCGATGAAAAGCAGATAGGAAGAATTATACTTTCTCATATATTTTAATTTTTTAAATAATTTAACATTGCAAATATCGTTACATGCCTCAAGTTCTAAAATGTAATATTTATGTAAAACATGTATAAAACATAGATTTTCAGATCAAATTTATTATTCTAAAAACAAAAAAACGTTTTTTTTATTGCTGCTGTATTTATTCGAGTTAAAATTTAATGAATTCGCAGTTAACAACAGATAAAATATCTGACTAAAAAAAATCAGCAATACCGAATTAGTCATTTTCAAGTAACTTTACACCAAAATATGTATATTACCATGGTTTTATATCAAATGGTATTATTTCATAAATTTGATTTTTAATAACCCTTAAATTTTTCTTTTTAAAATTAATAATAACCGCATCATGGATCAGATAGCAGATGGATTTAAAGGTGAAAGAGCAATCGTTGTCCCGTACAGCGTACGGCATTTTCAATCTGAAAACGAACTGACAAAAAGAGCTTTTATTACCCACATTGGCTATTATCCCAATGCCAAATATCATTTTAGAAAACGGTCAAAAGGAGCGCTTGAAAATATTCTTATTTATTGTGAAAGCGGAAAAGGGTTTATAACTTTTGAAAACGAAAAATATTCGCTTACAAAAGATCAGGCTTTTATTATTCCGGCACATAAAGCTCACAGTTATGAAGCTGAAATATCTAAGCCCTGGAGCATTTACTGGCTTCATTTTAAAGGAACTTCAAACTCATTACACGCTGCTGTTTCTGGAAAAATCCTCAACTTAAACGACAGCCGTTCAGCAGACAGATTACACTTATTCGAAGAAATTTACCAGAATCTGGAAATGGGTTTCAGTCCTGACAACCTTGAATATTCCAGCATCTGCCTCCAGCATTTTATTGCCAGCATAAAGTATACGGATCAGTTTTTAAAAATTAAAACTGCCGACACAGAAGTTTTAGATGTAATACCAATGAGTATTATTTACATGAAAAATAACCTGACCAACAAAATAACGCTTCATGATATCGCTCAATATGTTGGTTATTCAAGTTCCTATTTTGGAGCATTGTTTTTAGAAAAAACATCATTTACCCCTATGGACTATTACAATCAGTTAAAAGTTCAGAAATCCTGTTCGCTATTGCAGTTCAGCAATTTGAAAATAAAAGAAATAGCCTATCAATTGGGCTATTACGACCCATTTCACTTTTCAAAATCGTTCAGGCTGGTAATGGAAATATCACCACGGGAATACCGCCTTCGATACAAAAGCCAAGTGTAATTGAGCTTTTTAAATCCTAAACACCTTTCTTAATTCCGGGAATTAATCTAATAACTACACCAAATGCACAACTGCTTAAAAACTATAATCGGTATTGCTACTAGCAGTTTTACAGCAGAATCTACAGCACAATTTCTTAAGACTAATGTAAGCGGATGAAAATATAAACAGCAAAACTGCTGCATGACAATTTCGCTAAGAGCCTGTTTAAATTTATAATTTTATTTGAAAACGAAAATATTTAACCGAATTCAAAACCAAACAAAAAGCCTGAGAATGTAAATTCTCAGGCTTTTTGTATTTCCAGTGATCGCGGAGGGGTTCGAACCCCCAACCCTCAGAGCCGAAATCTGATATTCTATCCAGTTGAACTACGCGATCAGTATGTATTTCAGTTTCTAAATTATAAAATCTGAAATCATTTTATTAAGTCAATAATTTCTTTACGATTGAAGAAATAGTTTTTCCCTCAGCGGTTCCGCCTAATTGAGCAACAGCCAGTCCCATTACTTTTCCCATTGAAGCTATTCCAGAAGCTCCTGTTTCAGCAATGATTTTTGCAATTACCACTTCAACTTCAGCTTCGCTTAATTGAGCAGGAAGAAATTTTTCGATTACAGCAACTTGAGCTAATTCAGGCTCAGCTAAATCAGGACGATTTTGCTCAGTAAATATTCTAGCGCTTTCTTTGCGTGTTTTAACTAATCTTTGAAGTAATTTAATCTCATCATCTGCCGAGATTTCTTCTTTTGACCCTGAAGCAGTCTGCGCTAATAAAAGTTCAGATTTTATAGCTCTTAATGCTTCTAATGCAACAGTATCTTTGGCTCTCATGGCGGTTTTAATTTCGTCCATGATTTGAACTGATAAACTCATATAGTTTTTAAATTTTAGATTCTTGATTTTAGATTCTTGATTTTATAAATCAAAAATCATTTGTTTTTTTGAAATGAAAAAGGATTTTCAATCACAAAATCTGCAATCTCAAAATCTGCAATCTCAAATCACCTTATACAGCTGGATAAGGCTCGACAAATTTAGAAAATTTTACTGGCAATAACAACAACTAGTTTGATGGATTACAATCAAAAAAAACAGCCCGAAAATTGAAAATGAATTTTCGGGCTGTTTCAGAAAAAATGGCATTTTTAATCTACATTGTCATGCAGATATGAGTTATTGGAACGCAGCTGTAAATCATTATTACTGTCTGTTCCTACTGATATTCTTGAAGTTGAATTATTTATCTGTGAACTATTAAGATCAATGCCAAATCTTTTATAAGCAGGCTCTCTTTCTAATTCATCAACTCTTGAAACATTATCATGAAATTTATAATTAAAATCTTTTAATTTTCTTCTTCTCTCTTCAGCTCTGAACCTTAGCGTTTCTTCGATTGTCATATCAACCGGAGAATTTTTTTCTAAAACAGGCACTGTCTCAGCAATAGGTTCTGCAACTTTCTTAATTGTAATATTCATTTCCGCAGGAATTGTTTCCTCTACAATTTTAGCAGCAGGTTTTGATTCCATTAAATCATTCTCTGCTTCCATGAATTCTTCCAGCGAGTATTTAATAACACCGTTATCTGATAATTCTGTTACAGGGACAAACTGAACCGGATCTACAACTTTAATATTGCGTGTTTCATTTGTGAGTTCAAATAAGAAAGTATTAGAATCTTCCTGAACCGGCTGCGATTTGCTAAGCGGCAGATCAAATGTGAATGCAGCCTGATCCTGTTTTTCCTCAAAATAAACCGGAGCAGATTTTACTTCTCTAACAGATTCAATTACTGGGTTTGTAACAATAAAATCAATTTCTTTTATAGGAGAAACTATCTCGAATGTTACATCCAGATTTCTAATAAATTCGGTCATGCCAATTAATTCATCTTCATTGACAGAAGCTATTACAGGTGCTGGAACAGCAATTTCATCTTCTTCTTCCAAATCAAAAACGACTCTCTCTTCAACTGGAGGAACCATCGTCTGATTATTTAAACTAAATCCTGCTACGGTCTTAGCTGATAAATCAAAAACACCTCTTTGTTCTTCTCCAAGCGTATGAATTATTTTTTTAGGCTCAACATTAACAATATCGTTTTGCTGTTCAACATTAAAACCTGTAGCTATAATAGTTACCGCAATTGCATCCCCAAGCGATTCGTCCTCACCAACACCCATGATGATATTAGCATTTGAACCTGCTTCATACTGAATATGCTCATTGATTTCAGCGATTTCATCGATAGTAATTTCATTGGTTCCAGAAACGATAAGCAACAATACATTTTTGGCACCGGTAATTTTATTATCATTTAAAAGCGGTGAATCTAAAGCAGCGATAATACCTTCTTTAGCTCTGTTTTCACCAGATGAAACAGAAGATCCCATGATGGCAGTTCCGCTGTTATACAGTACGGTTTTTGCATCACGTAAATCGATATTTTGAGTATAGTGATGTGTAATTACTTCGGCAATCCCTCTTGAGGCTGTCGCCAAAACTTCATCAGCTTTTGAAAACCCGGCTTTGAAACCAAGATTCCCGT of Flavobacterium marginilacus contains these proteins:
- a CDS encoding sugar-binding domain-containing protein, which encodes MKIKHIITALLCLLFLSSWDSREKTVMDISGEWTVQLDSTGSGLKNGWQNMSFKQLMKLPGTTDDAGLGVPNKLKPSLEKLQMSHLTRKNSYLGAAWYTREISVPNNWKGKEFILKLERVIWKTNLWIDGQEVAGEQNSLIAPHYFDLTKYLTAGKTHRITIRVDNRKQFDISVDNMAHSYTNETQIIWNGIIGRMEIEAFDAVRIANLQVKPEISTGIAKVKVTLNNSAKNTKGILSITAVNKKTNISGAVLQKEIQIKTGESAVEADYNMGKDIKLWSEFSPELYELKAELKAGKNQSNFSVDFGMRSFSRKGSVLSINEQPVFLRGTLECDIFPLTGHPPMDKEGWRKVFGTARNWGLNHLRFHSWCPPQAAFEVADEMGFYLQVELPVWSLKIGQDQKATDFLYAEAQRMIDEYGNHPSFCMWSMGNELQGDMTVLTKLMNSLKSKDSRHLYTTTSFTFEKGHGDWPEPEDDFFITQWTKKGWVRGQGVFNSESPTFNKDYAASVEGMTVPLVTHEIGQYAVYPKIDEISKYTGVLEPINFKSVKEDLERKGLINKAADYTKASGKLAVILYKEEIERALKTAGISGFQLLDLHDFPGQGTALVGLLDAFWDSKGLISAEEFRQFSAPVVPLLRFAKAAYTNDESFTASLAISNYSDAVLKDQEIEWSINDGNTLMASGNTKSAVSIGYNHNILDINESLQKITKAAKLTVTVNLKGTNYKNQWNIWVYPQKQTIDYGKVAYTRNLDEAYKLLKAGKKVLLNPDWKKIKGIEGKFVPVFWSPVHFPKQAGTMGVLCDPSHKALTDFPTDMNTDWQWWDLNVNSTTLIMDTVVGGNPIVEMVDNFANNRKLASLFEGSIGSGRLVIASFDLAADLEKRPAAKQLLISILKYMNSESFNPEVIKNPEILKSVLTEQKEKGKEDAKSIY
- a CDS encoding tetratricopeptide repeat protein yields the protein MENTIADNLHAEQSINEMVQDEKITAYLIQSTVNEDGVVRVWEENILLPTYQIGEEEKNPIFLEKRVYQGSSGAVYPYPVVEKLSDEKVDKSYNAVFLENKYIKIMILPELGGRVHMAYDKVKQRHFVYYNQVIKPALVGLTGPWISGGIEFNWPQHHRPSTFLPTDYNIEENEDGSKTIWCNEVERMFRTKGMQGFTLHPDKAYIEIKVKIYNRTAFPQTFLWWANPAVVVNDGYKSVFPPDVNAVFDHGKRDVSKFPIATGEYYKQDYSAGVDISKYKNIPVPTSYMAVQSKYNFVGGYEDDVQAGLLHVANHHVSPGKKQWTWGNGDFGLAWDRNLTDKDGPYIELMTGVFTDNQPDFSWLQAYEEKSWVQYFMPYAEVGYVKNATKDAIINIEVEGNEADLILYTTGLYENLKIELKDKKNTVLFEDEITISPVNPYKKRVSIGETASEDLIFTVYTSNGKILVQYQEEKAEIKPVPDPAKAALDPKDIASMEQLYLTGLHLEQYRHATYNPLDYYFEALSRDSRDVRCNNAVGLLMLRRGQFEKAETYFRTAVEVLTQRNPNPIDGEPLYNLGYCLKLQGKFDEAYNSLFKSTWNAAWQDASFYALAQIDSIKGEWSEALERVESSLIRNWHNHKARQLKTSILRKLNRNQEALAWIEESIKIDRFNMGCRFEKYLLTKDQSVLVERNIIMRQWSHGYIEYALDFAGAGLYDEASKLLQESINDTEEVYPMVYYALGYFSSMNGDKDEAIEWYKKGALQSPEKCFPNRIEEVNILQDAILLNPKDAKAPYYLGNFWYAFRQYEDAVKCWELSYSIDEKFPTLLRNLALAYFNKTNDKVKAQEMLEKAFALDTADSRIFMELDQLYKKIGKTPEFRLEVLNQYPNLVEERDDLCIERITLYNQTGKYAVAKELISQRKFHPWEGGEGKVTGQYTLCRVELAKIAIAENRFEDALQLLKETEFYPHNLGEGKLKNAEENEIFYYKGLAYKGLGDLENATANFVEATLGSPEPVQAFFYNDQQPDKIFYQGLAWRELSDEDKARSRFNKLLAHGEKYLFEKSRIDYFAVSLPDLAIWDDDLNVRNQVHCYYVMALGHSGLGNENESEKYYQKVKQLDINKQTFRK
- a CDS encoding sugar porter family MFS transporter; this encodes MRKYNSSYLLFIALVSAMGGLLFGYDWVVIGGAKPFYEVFFNIANSPSMQGWVMGSAILGCLLGVMISGSLSDKYGRKPLMIVASIFFTLAAAGTGMIDTIEWFIIWRVVGGIGIGIASNLSPMYIAEIAPSESRGKFVSINQLTVVIGILAAQIVNWLIADPIIEGQDILNSWNGQWGWRYMFWAGAIPSVAFFALILIIPESPRWLASQRKYDKAESVFTKIGGLAFAKEQIEQLKSGFDDVKEEANYKMLFEGKMPKILMLGIVIAVFQQWCGINVIFNYAQEVFSAAGYGVSDILFNIVITGVTNVIFTFAGMYFVDRWGRRTLMLIGSIGLFFIYTMLGACYYFEITGIAVLALVIAAISFYAMTLAPITWVVLSEIFPTKIRAMAMAVSTFALWTACFVLTYTFPILNSSLGSYGTFWLYGVICLLGFVFLRISLPETKGKSLEEIENELTK
- a CDS encoding AraC family transcriptional regulator, with product MDQIADGFKGERAIVVPYSVRHFQSENELTKRAFITHIGYYPNAKYHFRKRSKGALENILIYCESGKGFITFENEKYSLTKDQAFIIPAHKAHSYEAEISKPWSIYWLHFKGTSNSLHAAVSGKILNLNDSRSADRLHLFEEIYQNLEMGFSPDNLEYSSICLQHFIASIKYTDQFLKIKTADTEVLDVIPMSIIYMKNNLTNKITLHDIAQYVGYSSSYFGALFLEKTSFTPMDYYNQLKVQKSCSLLQFSNLKIKEIAYQLGYYDPFHFSKSFRLVMEISPREYRLRYKSQV
- a CDS encoding GatB/YqeY domain-containing protein, producing MSLSVQIMDEIKTAMRAKDTVALEALRAIKSELLLAQTASGSKEEISADDEIKLLQRLVKTRKESARIFTEQNRPDLAEPELAQVAVIEKFLPAQLSEAEVEVVIAKIIAETGASGIASMGKVMGLAVAQLGGTAEGKTISSIVKKLLT
- the ftsZ gene encoding cell division protein FtsZ — protein: MIPSNTEFGSISFDLPKNQSNVIKVIGVGGGGSNAINHMFRQGIKGVDFIVCNTDSQALENSGVPNKIQLGANLTEGLGAGANPDIGHQSAIESISDIEKVLDVNTKMVFITAGMGGGTGTGAAPVIAQLAKERDILTVGIVTLPFLFEGKVRQEQALIGIEKLRKQVDSLIVINNNKLREVYGNLGFKAGFSKADEVLATASRGIAEVITHHYTQNIDLRDAKTVLYNSGTAIMGSSVSSGENRAKEGIIAALDSPLLNDNKITGAKNVLLLIVSGTNEITIDEIAEINEHIQYEAGSNANIIMGVGEDESLGDAIAVTIIATGFNVEQQNDIVNVEPKKIIHTLGEEQRGVFDLSAKTVAGFSLNNQTMVPPVEERVVFDLEEEDEIAVPAPVIASVNEDELIGMTEFIRNLDVTFEIVSPIKEIDFIVTNPVIESVREVKSAPVYFEEKQDQAAFTFDLPLSKSQPVQEDSNTFLFELTNETRNIKVVDPVQFVPVTELSDNGVIKYSLEEFMEAENDLMESKPAAKIVEETIPAEMNITIKKVAEPIAETVPVLEKNSPVDMTIEETLRFRAEERRRKLKDFNYKFHDNVSRVDELEREPAYKRFGIDLNSSQINNSTSRISVGTDSNNDLQLRSNNSYLHDNVD